A window from Streptomyces sp. NBC_00335 encodes these proteins:
- a CDS encoding helix-turn-helix domain-containing protein, whose protein sequence is MASLNVGNLGEYLREQRRQAQLSLRQLADAAGVSNPYLSQIERGLRKPSADILQQLAKALRISAETLYVQAGILDERDRDAVETRAVILADPSISEQQKQVLLQVYESFRKENAAEAEAKAEAKAEAGAEVASDGASGDAETRRTN, encoded by the coding sequence ATGGCATCGCTCAACGTCGGGAACCTCGGCGAGTACCTGCGCGAGCAGCGGAGGCAGGCGCAGCTTTCGCTGCGGCAGCTGGCCGATGCGGCGGGGGTGTCGAATCCGTACCTCAGTCAGATCGAACGCGGGCTGCGCAAGCCGAGCGCGGACATCCTGCAGCAGCTCGCCAAGGCGCTGCGGATCTCCGCCGAGACGCTGTACGTGCAGGCCGGAATCCTGGACGAGCGGGACCGGGACGCCGTGGAGACGAGGGCCGTGATCCTCGCCGACCCGTCCATCAGCGAGCAGCAGAAGCAGGTGCTGCTCCAGGTCTACGAGTCCTTCCGCAAGGAGAACGCCGCGGAGGCCGAGGCGAAAGCCGAGGCGAAGGCCGAGGCGGGAGCGGAAGTCGCTTCCGACGGCGCTAGTGGCGATGCCGAGACGCGCCGTACCAACTGA
- a CDS encoding DUF2516 family protein — MLMNGFDQGVLPLLGYAMLGLAVVAFVMALTAREDAYRAAGKQTKTFWAVILGITVLVDFFLGMLFLQIAGLVASIVFFVDVRPALKQVSGGGGGGRRGGSSSDGPYGPYNGGR; from the coding sequence ATGTTGATGAACGGGTTCGATCAGGGAGTGCTTCCGCTGCTCGGGTACGCCATGCTCGGGCTCGCCGTGGTGGCCTTCGTGATGGCGCTGACGGCGCGCGAGGACGCGTACCGGGCGGCCGGCAAGCAGACCAAGACCTTCTGGGCGGTCATCCTCGGCATCACCGTGCTCGTGGACTTCTTCCTCGGGATGCTCTTCCTGCAGATCGCCGGTCTCGTCGCCAGCATCGTGTTCTTCGTCGACGTGCGGCCCGCCCTCAAGCAGGTCTCGGGCGGCGGCGGTGGCGGCCGACGGGGCGGCAGCAGCAGCGACGGGCCGTACGGGCCCTACAACGGCGGACGGTAG
- a CDS encoding putative protein N(5)-glutamine methyltransferase: MCVRACGPGGKLTERGLRYLATLVEALRAAGCVFAEEEAELLTAAAEDAGHLEGLLARRVAGEPLEHVVGWAEFCGLRMAVGEGAFVPRRRSEFLAREAVEAARPGAVVVDLCCGVGALGAAVAARVPGAELHAADIDPAALAYARRNVAPYGGRVWEGDLYTPLPAGLRGRVDVLVVNAPYVPTGEIALLPAEARDHEPPVSLDGGADGLDVHRRVAAGARPWLAPGGSLLIETSTRQAPVTAAALTAAGLSVRTVTSEEYYATVVIAAAP; the protein is encoded by the coding sequence ATGTGCGTCCGTGCGTGCGGGCCGGGCGGGAAACTCACGGAACGAGGACTGAGGTACTTGGCAACACTGGTGGAAGCCCTCCGCGCGGCCGGCTGCGTCTTCGCGGAGGAGGAGGCGGAGCTGCTGACGGCCGCCGCCGAGGACGCGGGGCACCTGGAGGGGCTGCTGGCCCGGCGGGTCGCGGGCGAACCGCTGGAACACGTCGTCGGCTGGGCGGAGTTCTGCGGGCTGCGGATGGCCGTCGGCGAGGGGGCCTTCGTGCCGCGCCGGCGCAGCGAGTTCCTCGCGCGGGAGGCGGTGGAGGCGGCGCGGCCCGGCGCGGTGGTCGTCGACCTGTGCTGCGGGGTGGGCGCGCTCGGCGCCGCCGTGGCCGCGCGGGTGCCGGGGGCGGAGCTGCACGCGGCGGACATCGACCCCGCCGCGCTCGCCTACGCCCGGCGCAACGTGGCCCCGTACGGCGGCCGGGTCTGGGAGGGCGACCTCTACACTCCCCTGCCCGCCGGGCTGCGGGGCCGGGTCGACGTGCTGGTGGTCAACGCCCCGTACGTCCCGACCGGGGAGATCGCCCTGCTGCCGGCGGAGGCCCGCGACCACGAACCGCCCGTCTCCCTGGACGGCGGCGCGGACGGCCTGGACGTCCACCGCCGGGTGGCCGCCGGCGCCCGGCCCTGGCTCGCGCCGGGCGGCAGCCTCCTGATCGAAACGAGCACCCGCCAGGCCCCCGTCACGGCTGCGGCCCTGACGGCGGCGGGCCTGTCGGTGCGCACGGTGACCTCCGAGGAGTACTACGCGACGGTGGTCATCGCGGCGGCGCCGTAG